In Rattus rattus isolate New Zealand chromosome 9, Rrattus_CSIRO_v1, whole genome shotgun sequence, a genomic segment contains:
- the LOC116909137 gene encoding olfactory receptor 1468-like — protein MPGNNQTIISYFLLLGLPIPPKHHHLFYALFLAMYLTTILGNLIIIILIRLDNHLHTPMYFFLSNLSFNDLCFSSVTVPKLLLNMQSQVPSIPYAGCLAQMYFFLFFGDLESLLLVAMAYDRYVAICFPLHYTSIMSPKLCMSLLLLSCMLTTLYATLHTLLLTRLSFCENNMIPHFFCDLSALLKLACSDIHINELVILIIGGLVVVLPFILITVSYACIVSSILKVPSTRGIHKIFTTCGSHLSVVSLFYGTIIGLYLCPSANNSTLKDTVMSMMYTVMTPMLNPFIYSLRNKDIKGALKRVLQKKTLF, from the coding sequence ATGCCTGGAAACAACCAGACTATCATCTCCTATTTTCTCCTTCTGGGCCTGCCCATACCCCCAAAGCACCACCACCTATTCTATGCCCTGTTCCTGGCCATGTACCTCACCACCATCCTGGGGAACCTCATCATCATCATACTCATTCGACTGGACAACcatctccacacacccatgtacttttttctaAGCAACTTGTCCTTCAATGacctctgcttttcttctgtcACAGTGCCCAAGTTGCTGCTGAACATGCAGAGCCAAGTaccatccatcccatatgcaggtTGCCTTGCACAAatgtacttctttttgttttttggtgatcTTGAGAGCTTGCTCCTTGtggccatggcctatgaccgctatgtggccatctgtttTCCCCTTCATTACACCAGCATTATGAGTCCCAAGCTCTGTATGAGTCTGTTGCTACTGTCCTGCATGCTGACAACATTGTATGCCACGTTGCACACTTTGCTTTTGACTAGGCTGTCTTTCTGTGAAAATAATATGATTCCCCATTTTTTCTGTGATCTGTCTGCTCTCCTGAAGCTGGCATGCTCTGATATTCACATTAATGAGTTAGTGATATTGATCATAGGTGGGCTTGTTGTTGTACTTCCATTTATACTCATCACAGTGTCGTATGCCTGCATTGTTTCCTCTATCCTAAAGGTTCCTTCAACCCGAGGCATACACAAGATATTCACCACTTGTGGTTCTCACCTTTCTGTGGTGTCACTGTTCTATGGCACAATTATTGGCCTCTACTTGTGTCCATCTGCAAATAACTCTACTCTGAAGGACACTGTCATGTCTATGATGTACACAGTCATGACTCCCATGCTGAACCCCTttatctacagcctgaggaacaaggatATAAAGGGTGCTCTAAAAAGAGTGCTTCAAAAGAAAACACTCTTCTAA